From one Desulfosalsimonas propionicica genomic stretch:
- the larB gene encoding nickel pincer cofactor biosynthesis protein LarB, producing MNNDTLKRLLRAVASGQTSVASAADSLQHVFVEDIEYAHVDHHRTLRKGFPEVIFGQGKTAEQIAGIMEKMNAQDDRVLVTRLSEQKAAHIQALFPQSVYHADARVLLLEKTPPPICGRGPVLVMSAGTSDIPVAKEASLTARAMGNEVETVYDVGVAGIHRLFSHKESIERASVLVVAAGMEGALPSVVAGLVNRPVIAVPTSVGYGTSLGGMTALFAMLNACSSNVAVVNIDNGFGAGYMAAMINRP from the coding sequence ATGAACAACGATACCTTAAAACGTCTTCTCCGGGCCGTGGCCAGCGGGCAGACCTCAGTGGCCTCGGCCGCCGATTCCCTGCAGCATGTTTTCGTGGAAGACATTGAATACGCGCATGTGGATCATCACCGGACCCTGAGAAAGGGGTTTCCGGAAGTCATTTTCGGCCAGGGCAAGACCGCAGAGCAAATCGCCGGGATCATGGAGAAAATGAATGCACAGGACGACAGAGTGCTGGTCACCCGGCTCTCTGAACAAAAGGCCGCTCATATTCAGGCACTTTTTCCGCAGTCTGTGTATCATGCTGATGCCCGGGTTCTGCTCCTGGAAAAAACCCCGCCCCCCATCTGCGGCAGGGGCCCGGTTCTGGTCATGTCAGCGGGCACCTCGGATATACCGGTTGCCAAAGAGGCCTCCCTGACCGCCCGGGCCATGGGAAACGAAGTTGAAACGGTCTATGATGTGGGCGTAGCCGGCATCCACAGGCTGTTTTCCCACAAAGAATCCATTGAACGCGCATCTGTGCTGGTTGTGGCAGCCGGCATGGAAGGCGCCCTGCCAAGTGTGGTGGCCGGCCTGGTCAACCGGCCCGTGATCGCAGTGCCCACAAGCGTGGGCTACGGCACCAGCCTGGGCGGCATGACCGCCCTGTTTGCCATGTTAAACGCCTGCAGCTCCAACGTGGCTGTGGTCAACATTGACAACGGATTTGGCGCCGGGTACATGGCCGCCATGATCAACCGCCCGTAA
- the guaA gene encoding glutamine-hydrolyzing GMP synthase, protein MIVVIDFGSQYNQLIARRVREQKVYCQIEPPDIEIKQLQDLNPEGIILSGGPASIYEKNSPKVSEAIFDLGIPVLGICYGMQFMVHALGGNVSKAHKREYGFARLRIQNPDPLMEGIEESARCWMSHGDAITELPEGFVTTAVTENTAMAAVADYKRQFYGLQFHPEVEHTPGGKQMLKNFLFSVCGCTAGWTMKSFAKNAVAEIRNAVGDKQVILGLSGGVDSSVAAMLIHQAIGRQLTCIFVDNGLLRQDEGARLKKLFGQHLKMNIDYVNAGKQFTDALKGVTDPEKKRKIIGKVFMDVFEAEARKIKDAEFLAQGTLYPDIIESQSAFGGPTSIIKSHHNVGGLPKKMKLKLIEPLKFLFKDEVRKLGKTLGLPEELVWRQPFPGPGLAIRIIGEVTRKRLSVLRKVDAILLEEIRAAGYYKKVWQSFAVLLPIKSVGVMGDKRTYENIVALRAVTSVDAMTADWAKLPHKLLGTISNRIINEVNGVNRVVYDISSKPPSTIEWE, encoded by the coding sequence ATGATAGTTGTCATTGATTTTGGCTCTCAGTACAATCAGCTGATTGCAAGACGCGTGCGGGAACAGAAAGTCTACTGCCAGATTGAACCCCCGGATATTGAAATCAAGCAACTGCAAGACCTGAATCCCGAGGGCATCATTCTTTCCGGAGGACCGGCCAGCATATATGAAAAAAACAGCCCAAAAGTATCAGAGGCCATTTTTGATCTCGGCATCCCTGTACTCGGCATTTGCTATGGCATGCAGTTTATGGTTCACGCTCTGGGCGGAAACGTTTCAAAAGCACACAAAAGGGAATACGGTTTTGCCCGGCTCCGGATTCAAAACCCGGACCCTCTGATGGAAGGCATCGAAGAATCCGCCCGGTGCTGGATGAGCCACGGAGACGCCATCACCGAGCTCCCCGAAGGTTTTGTCACCACTGCGGTGACAGAAAACACGGCCATGGCCGCCGTGGCCGATTATAAACGGCAATTTTACGGTCTGCAGTTTCATCCGGAAGTTGAGCACACCCCCGGGGGCAAACAGATGCTCAAAAATTTCCTGTTTTCCGTTTGCGGATGCACAGCCGGCTGGACCATGAAGAGCTTTGCAAAAAATGCAGTGGCTGAAATCCGGAACGCAGTGGGTGACAAGCAGGTCATTCTGGGGTTGAGCGGCGGCGTGGACTCATCTGTGGCGGCCATGCTCATCCACCAGGCCATCGGCAGGCAGCTCACCTGTATTTTTGTGGACAACGGGCTGCTGCGGCAGGATGAAGGGGCCCGCCTGAAAAAACTCTTCGGCCAGCATCTGAAAATGAACATTGACTATGTCAATGCCGGCAAGCAGTTTACAGACGCGCTCAAGGGGGTTACAGATCCGGAAAAAAAACGCAAGATCATCGGCAAAGTCTTCATGGACGTGTTTGAAGCAGAGGCCCGCAAAATCAAGGATGCAGAATTTCTGGCCCAGGGCACCCTTTATCCGGACATCATCGAATCCCAATCCGCTTTCGGGGGACCCACTTCCATTATCAAGTCCCACCACAACGTGGGCGGTCTGCCCAAAAAAATGAAGCTCAAACTCATCGAGCCCTTGAAATTTCTTTTCAAGGATGAAGTCCGCAAACTCGGCAAAACCCTGGGACTGCCAGAGGAACTGGTCTGGCGCCAGCCTTTTCCCGGTCCCGGCCTGGCCATACGGATCATCGGCGAAGTCACCCGCAAACGTTTGAGCGTGCTTCGAAAGGTGGATGCCATCCTGCTCGAAGAAATCCGGGCCGCGGGCTATTACAAAAAGGTCTGGCAATCCTTTGCGGTGCTGCTGCCCATCAAAAGCGTGGGCGTCATGGGCGATAAACGCACCTATGAAAACATCGTGGCCCTGCGTGCGGTAACCAGCGTGGACGCCATGACAGCCGACTGGGCCAAACTGCCCCACAAGCTGCTGGGCACCATCTCCAACCGGATCATCAACGAGGTCAACGGGGTGAACCGGGTGGTCTATGACATCAGTTCCAAACCCCCCAGCACAATCGAATGGGAGTAG
- a CDS encoding phosphoribosylanthranilate isomerase, with protein sequence MIIQIYEIQTPREAEAMAALGVDHIGSVLTAADDWKQPQLWQTIQEVAAAGAKSSLIPLFDDMDAISAALDYYQPDMIHFCHTVLDAPEGWEPWCGRLMSMQATVKQRFPQIAVIRSIPVPPPGMGGDLPVLELARHFEPLSDFFLTDTLLLENNALQHQPENGYVGITGSICDWDTAARLAAQSAIPVIAAGGLSPDNVGDAVKAIAPAGVDSCTLTNARDASGRPIRFSKDPEKVARFVAKARKAAAQSGM encoded by the coding sequence TTGATTATTCAGATATATGAAATCCAGACACCCCGGGAAGCTGAAGCAATGGCGGCCCTTGGGGTGGATCATATTGGTTCGGTTCTCACGGCCGCAGATGACTGGAAACAGCCGCAGCTTTGGCAGACCATTCAGGAGGTGGCCGCTGCAGGGGCCAAAAGCAGCCTGATTCCGCTGTTTGATGATATGGATGCCATCAGCGCGGCCCTTGATTATTATCAGCCGGACATGATCCATTTCTGTCACACGGTGCTCGACGCTCCTGAAGGCTGGGAACCCTGGTGCGGGCGGCTGATGTCCATGCAGGCCACGGTAAAGCAGCGTTTCCCCCAGATTGCCGTCATCCGTTCCATCCCTGTACCGCCTCCGGGCATGGGCGGGGATTTGCCGGTTCTGGAACTGGCCAGGCATTTTGAGCCATTATCGGATTTTTTTCTTACCGACACCCTGCTGCTGGAAAACAATGCCCTGCAGCATCAGCCGGAAAACGGGTATGTGGGCATCACCGGCAGCATTTGCGACTGGGATACGGCTGCGCGTCTGGCTGCCCAGAGCGCCATTCCGGTGATTGCCGCCGGAGGGCTGTCGCCGGACAATGTCGGCGATGCGGTTAAAGCCATTGCTCCGGCCGGGGTGGACAGCTGCACCCTGACCAATGCCCGGGACGCATCCGGAAGGCCCATCCGTTTTTCCAAGGACCCGGAAAAAGTTGCCCGGTTTGTGGCAAAAGCCAGGAAAGCCGCCGCTCAATCCGGTATGTAA
- the efp gene encoding elongation factor P → MYESGDLRKGLKIEIDGDPYEIVDFEFVKPGKGQALYKCKLKNMITGVQFDKTYRSGEKINKADLEEQEMEYLYTDGDHYHFMNTSTFEQDSMSAEQLGDSVKFLKENTVCDVLFFQGRPIGLSLPNFIELRVVRSDPWVKGDTASGSYKPAELETGLTVQVPPFVEEGQKLRIDTRTGQYVERVKE, encoded by the coding sequence ATGTATGAAAGCGGAGACCTGCGCAAGGGGCTGAAAATTGAAATCGACGGCGATCCCTATGAGATCGTGGATTTTGAATTTGTCAAGCCGGGAAAGGGCCAGGCCCTTTATAAATGCAAGCTCAAAAACATGATCACCGGGGTTCAGTTTGACAAAACCTACCGGTCCGGGGAAAAAATCAACAAGGCCGATCTCGAGGAGCAGGAAATGGAATACCTGTACACGGACGGCGATCATTATCACTTCATGAACACCTCCACCTTTGAGCAGGATTCCATGTCAGCTGAGCAGCTCGGTGATTCGGTGAAGTTTTTAAAGGAAAACACGGTCTGCGACGTCTTGTTTTTCCAGGGCCGGCCCATCGGGCTTTCCCTGCCCAATTTCATCGAACTGCGGGTGGTGCGCTCTGATCCCTGGGTCAAGGGGGATACAGCTTCGGGCAGCTATAAGCCGGCTGAACTGGAAACCGGACTGACCGTGCAGGTCCCCCCGTTTGTGGAAGAAGGCCAGAAACTGCGCATCGATACCCGAACAGGCCAGTACGTGGAACGGGTAAAGGAATGA
- a CDS encoding TetR/AcrR family transcriptional regulator — MDREQARTGAINSKYHLILDAAIKVFAEQGFHQATISQVAREAGVADGTIYLYFKNKADILSNFFSYRSRQVFDRFRQVVDQADSAEEKLRNLIRLHLSEFQRDRNMAVVFQREALLARYVKDEYIIEVTRMYMDILTEIIRLGQAEGTIRKQLPLGLAKRFILGAVNEVINTWVVTGGEKDMVKMADPLVDFYFDGIGTRSNPEMP, encoded by the coding sequence ATGGACAGGGAACAAGCAAGAACCGGGGCCATCAACTCCAAATACCATCTTATTCTGGATGCGGCAATAAAGGTGTTTGCCGAACAGGGCTTTCATCAGGCCACCATATCCCAGGTGGCCAGGGAAGCCGGCGTGGCCGACGGGACCATATACCTGTATTTCAAAAACAAAGCCGATATTCTGTCGAATTTTTTCAGCTACCGCAGCCGACAGGTGTTTGACCGATTCCGCCAGGTGGTGGATCAAGCCGACAGTGCCGAAGAAAAGCTGAGAAACCTGATTCGGCTTCATTTAAGCGAGTTTCAGCGTGACCGGAACATGGCCGTGGTCTTCCAGCGCGAAGCCCTGCTGGCCAGGTATGTCAAGGATGAATACATCATCGAGGTCACCCGGATGTACATGGATATTTTAACTGAGATCATCCGCCTTGGCCAGGCGGAAGGCACCATTCGCAAGCAGCTGCCCCTGGGGCTGGCAAAGCGCTTTATTCTCGGGGCGGTCAACGAGGTGATCAATACCTGGGTGGTCACCGGCGGGGAAAAGGACATGGTGAAAATGGCTGATCCGCTGGTGGATTTTTATTTTGACGGCATCGGCACCCGGAGCAATCCCGAAATGCCGTAA
- a CDS encoding acyl-CoA dehydrogenase: MAQQISDRRDMDFVLHEQLNVGELSKKEKYAEFNKKTVDLVINEARNLAVKEILPTRQEGDEKGCVFEKGKVTTPEIFKRPFELLKEGEWVAMTEDPDWGGQGMPRSVSMAAAEYFNGANYAFMMYAGLTHGAGRLVETFGTDRQKNLFLKNMYTGKWTGTMLLTEPVAGSDVGRLETKAIPQGDGTYKIEGQKIFISSGEHDLAENIVHPVLARIEGAPAGTKGISLFLVPKYRVSEDGSLDQFNDVNCVGIEEKMGIHGNATCTLSLGDKGECVGELLGEENKGMRAMFLMMNEARLLVGMQGFACSTASYINSVNYAKERIQGRHLTKMLENDAPAVAIIQHPDVRRMLMTMKSYVEGMRSLLYYVGWCEDMADVVDSEEEKEKYKGLVDLLIPIAKGYVTDRAYDVCNLGMQVYGGYGYTKEYPQEQLVRDCRITMIYEGTNGIQAMDLMGRKLGMKKGKLVMDLMGEITATINTAKGLEKVQPHAETLEQALNKLGEAAMHLGKSAMSEKILDAFAYAYPFMDVCGDVCMAWMLLWRASIAEKALEKAKKKDVAFYEGQIKSAQFFCNTVLPTTLGKIQAILATDGAAVEIDEASFNG; encoded by the coding sequence ATGGCACAACAAATTTCGGATCGCCGGGACATGGATTTTGTCCTGCATGAGCAATTGAATGTCGGAGAGCTGAGCAAGAAGGAAAAATATGCGGAGTTCAACAAAAAAACCGTTGATCTGGTGATCAACGAGGCCCGCAATCTTGCTGTAAAGGAAATCCTGCCCACACGCCAGGAGGGTGATGAAAAGGGATGTGTGTTTGAAAAGGGCAAGGTGACCACCCCTGAGATTTTCAAGCGCCCCTTTGAACTGCTCAAGGAAGGCGAATGGGTGGCCATGACCGAAGATCCCGACTGGGGCGGCCAGGGCATGCCCAGAAGCGTTTCCATGGCCGCGGCCGAGTATTTCAACGGCGCCAACTATGCTTTTATGATGTATGCCGGTCTCACCCACGGCGCCGGCCGCCTGGTGGAGACCTTTGGCACGGACCGTCAGAAAAATCTTTTTCTCAAAAATATGTATACCGGCAAATGGACCGGTACCATGCTGTTGACCGAGCCGGTGGCCGGCTCTGACGTGGGCCGCCTGGAAACCAAGGCCATTCCCCAGGGCGACGGCACCTACAAGATTGAAGGCCAGAAGATTTTTATCTCCAGCGGTGAGCATGACCTGGCGGAAAACATTGTCCATCCCGTGCTGGCCCGCATTGAGGGCGCTCCTGCCGGCACCAAGGGCATTTCCCTGTTTCTGGTGCCCAAGTACCGGGTCAGTGAAGACGGCAGCCTGGATCAGTTCAATGATGTCAATTGCGTGGGCATCGAAGAGAAAATGGGCATTCACGGAAACGCCACCTGTACCCTGAGCTTGGGGGATAAGGGCGAATGCGTGGGTGAACTGCTGGGCGAGGAAAACAAGGGCATGCGCGCGATGTTCCTGATGATGAACGAAGCGCGCCTGCTGGTGGGCATGCAGGGTTTTGCCTGTTCCACGGCCTCTTATATCAACTCGGTGAATTATGCAAAGGAACGCATCCAGGGCCGGCACCTCACCAAGATGCTGGAAAATGATGCCCCTGCGGTCGCCATTATTCAGCATCCGGATGTGCGGCGCATGCTCATGACCATGAAATCCTATGTTGAAGGCATGCGCAGCCTGCTTTATTACGTGGGCTGGTGTGAGGACATGGCCGACGTGGTTGACAGCGAGGAGGAAAAGGAAAAATACAAGGGTCTGGTGGATCTCCTGATTCCCATTGCCAAGGGCTATGTCACCGATCGCGCCTATGACGTGTGCAATCTGGGCATGCAGGTATACGGCGGCTACGGCTATACCAAGGAATACCCCCAGGAGCAGTTGGTGCGCGACTGCCGGATCACCATGATCTATGAGGGCACCAACGGCATCCAGGCCATGGACCTGATGGGCCGCAAGCTCGGCATGAAAAAAGGCAAGCTGGTCATGGATCTCATGGGTGAAATTACCGCCACCATCAACACTGCCAAGGGTCTGGAAAAAGTCCAGCCCCATGCCGAAACCCTGGAACAGGCATTGAACAAGCTGGGCGAGGCGGCCATGCACCTGGGCAAAAGCGCAATGTCTGAGAAAATCCTGGACGCATTTGCCTATGCTTATCCGTTCATGGATGTGTGCGGGGATGTGTGTATGGCATGGATGCTGCTGTGGCGTGCCTCTATTGCAGAAAAAGCCCTGGAAAAAGCAAAGAAAAAAGATGTGGCCTTCTACGAAGGTCAGATCAAGAGCGCTCAGTTTTTCTGCAACACTGTGCTGCCAACCACCCTGGGCAAAATTCAGGCCATTCTCGCAACTGACGGCGCGGCAGTGGAGATTGATGAGGCCTCCTTTAACGGGTAG
- a CDS encoding (Fe-S)-binding protein: MEHVLISPAAYTFFGIPTVIFSVLIPIVAVALFAYIVAKRLAPIVKAKPDFRFDRPKDRILNVLKIWLAQWKHPRYMTAGVIHIVIFFGFLILSVRSTELVIKGISADFVFPGLNTWVGDIYYLLKDYAATAVFIAVVAAFVRRVYFKPERYAYPESYGEDHTWEALLVLGFIATLMVTESLFEAAEVAAQVQAGVDPGFLAPVTLGWLFKNMLLNASQQTLQGAHVISYYIHDIVFFTFLCFLPLGKHFHVLTSIFNVYFMRLERGNIRPVKYGVKDEDLDSLESFGVKRYEDFTWKDILDFYTCADCGRCSDNCPANAVGRPLSPRFISLKGRDYAFEHYPLRGDFIKTDANIMGKVYSEDEIWSCTTCGACEQECPIGIEYINKIVDLRRGMVDEGNVPQSLQKPLQSLEKRGNPYGKMEKKRAEWTKELADEFEVNVLEKKGATADTLYFVDSVTSFDERMQAVARATAQILHKAGVNFGVLGKAEKDAGNEVRRFGEEMLFQELKNQNIDAIVNAGARQIVTADPHAYNVMKNDYNSNDLPPVEHIVHFLLRSIRNGQIKLGSLSEDLAGKTFVYHDPCYLGRHNDIYDEPRAVLDAIAGLRRVEMERSRDRSFCCGGGGLMLFYEPEEDERMGVRRVRMARDAGASVIVTACPFCLTNIEDGIKVAGLEGQLEAIDLCELVAMHMQ; the protein is encoded by the coding sequence ATGGAACATGTGCTGATTTCACCAGCAGCCTATACATTTTTCGGGATCCCCACGGTGATTTTCTCCGTGCTGATCCCCATTGTTGCGGTTGCCCTGTTTGCCTATATTGTTGCCAAGCGCCTGGCGCCCATTGTCAAGGCAAAGCCCGACTTTCGATTTGACCGGCCCAAAGACCGGATTCTCAATGTGCTCAAGATCTGGCTGGCCCAGTGGAAGCATCCCCGGTACATGACAGCGGGCGTGATTCATATCGTGATTTTTTTCGGATTTCTCATTCTCTCGGTTCGATCCACGGAACTTGTGATCAAGGGAATATCCGCGGATTTCGTGTTTCCCGGGCTCAATACCTGGGTGGGCGACATTTATTATCTGCTCAAGGATTACGCGGCCACGGCCGTGTTTATCGCAGTGGTGGCCGCATTTGTCCGGCGGGTGTATTTCAAGCCCGAGCGCTATGCCTATCCTGAATCCTATGGTGAGGATCATACCTGGGAGGCGCTGTTGGTGCTGGGCTTTATTGCCACCCTGATGGTTACCGAGAGTCTGTTTGAAGCCGCTGAGGTGGCCGCCCAGGTCCAGGCAGGCGTTGATCCGGGTTTCCTGGCCCCGGTGACGCTGGGGTGGCTGTTTAAAAACATGCTGCTCAACGCCTCCCAGCAAACCCTTCAGGGCGCCCATGTGATTTCCTATTACATCCATGACATCGTGTTTTTCACCTTTCTGTGCTTTTTGCCCCTGGGCAAGCATTTCCACGTGCTCACATCGATTTTCAATGTTTACTTCATGCGCCTGGAGCGCGGCAATATCCGGCCTGTGAAATACGGGGTCAAAGACGAGGATCTCGATTCCCTGGAATCCTTTGGCGTCAAGCGATACGAGGATTTCACCTGGAAGGACATCCTGGATTTCTATACATGCGCCGACTGCGGCCGATGTTCGGACAACTGCCCGGCAAATGCCGTGGGCCGTCCGCTTTCGCCCCGTTTTATCTCCCTGAAAGGCCGGGATTACGCATTTGAGCATTACCCCCTCCGGGGCGATTTCATCAAAACCGATGCCAATATCATGGGAAAGGTTTATTCCGAGGACGAAATCTGGTCGTGTACCACCTGCGGCGCCTGCGAGCAGGAATGTCCCATCGGCATCGAGTATATCAACAAGATCGTGGACTTGCGCCGGGGCATGGTCGATGAGGGCAATGTTCCCCAGTCCCTGCAAAAACCCCTGCAGTCTTTGGAAAAACGGGGCAATCCCTACGGCAAGATGGAAAAAAAGCGCGCCGAGTGGACCAAGGAACTGGCAGATGAATTTGAGGTCAATGTCCTTGAGAAAAAAGGTGCCACTGCGGACACCCTGTATTTTGTCGACAGCGTGACCTCTTTTGACGAACGCATGCAGGCCGTGGCCCGGGCAACGGCGCAGATCCTGCACAAGGCCGGTGTGAATTTCGGCGTGCTGGGCAAGGCGGAAAAAGATGCCGGAAACGAGGTCCGCCGCTTTGGCGAGGAAATGCTGTTTCAGGAATTGAAGAATCAAAATATCGACGCCATTGTCAATGCCGGGGCCAGACAGATTGTCACCGCAGACCCGCATGCCTACAATGTCATGAAAAACGATTATAACAGCAATGACCTGCCGCCTGTGGAGCATATTGTCCATTTTCTGCTGCGCAGTATCCGAAACGGTCAGATAAAGCTCGGCAGCCTGTCCGAGGATCTGGCAGGCAAGACCTTTGTCTATCATGATCCCTGTTATCTGGGGCGGCACAATGATATCTATGATGAACCCAGGGCGGTGCTGGATGCCATTGCCGGCCTGCGGCGGGTGGAAATGGAAAGAAGCCGGGATCGCTCCTTCTGCTGCGGCGGCGGCGGCCTGATGCTGTTTTATGAACCGGAAGAAGATGAGCGCATGGGCGTGCGCCGGGTGAGAATGGCCCGGGATGCCGGCGCAAGCGTGATTGTCACGGCATGCCCCTTCTGCCTGACCAACATTGAAGACGGCATCAAGGTGGCCGGACTCGAAGGCCAGCTGGAAGCCATTGATCTGTGCGAACTGGTTGCCATGCACATGCAGTAG
- a CDS encoding electron transfer flavoprotein subunit beta/FixA family protein, giving the protein MEILVCVKRVPDTAENEIEINSDGNDIERDDLVYSVNEWDNYAVEEAIQLVDEHGGSVTVITVGDEESEEVLRREMAMGAEKGILLDDDAFEGSDGRGIAAILKGAVEKGNYDLILTGAQADEGYAQVGGMLAAMLDYPYASLVNMIEPGDGKLKVGREIEGGNQEVNEIELPCVLSIQTGINEPRYVGIRGIRKVASVDIPTMGASDLGLDAGSVGEGAARVKRIDYFVPEMGEGAEMLEGSTEEIIDKLIELLKSKGGIK; this is encoded by the coding sequence ATGGAAATTTTGGTGTGTGTCAAACGCGTTCCTGATACCGCGGAAAACGAGATCGAGATCAACAGCGATGGAAACGACATTGAAAGAGACGATCTGGTTTACTCGGTAAATGAATGGGACAATTATGCAGTGGAGGAAGCCATCCAGCTCGTTGACGAGCACGGCGGTTCCGTGACCGTGATCACCGTGGGCGATGAGGAGTCCGAGGAAGTCCTGCGCCGGGAAATGGCCATGGGCGCTGAAAAAGGCATTCTGCTCGACGATGACGCCTTTGAGGGTTCAGACGGCCGGGGCATTGCCGCGATTCTGAAGGGTGCCGTGGAAAAAGGCAATTACGATCTGATTCTTACCGGCGCCCAGGCGGATGAAGGCTATGCCCAGGTGGGCGGGATGCTGGCAGCCATGCTCGACTATCCCTATGCATCCCTGGTTAACATGATTGAGCCCGGCGATGGCAAGCTCAAGGTCGGCCGGGAAATCGAGGGCGGCAACCAGGAAGTCAACGAGATCGAGCTTCCCTGCGTGCTTTCAATCCAGACGGGTATCAATGAACCCCGTTACGTGGGTATCCGCGGCATTCGCAAGGTGGCCTCAGTGGATATTCCCACCATGGGAGCCTCTGATCTGGGACTGGATGCCGGTTCCGTGGGCGAGGGCGCAGCCAGGGTCAAGCGCATCGACTACTTCGTGCCGGAGATGGGCGAAGGCGCTGAAATGCTTGAAGGCAGCACCGAAGAGATCATCGACAAACTCATTGAACTCTTAAAGT